In Bacteroides cellulosilyticus, the genomic stretch TCCAGACGGAAAGCACCTGATAGAGTTGGTCATAGTCCTTGTAGCAGGTATTACAACTCTTCTCAAATGCTACACGGGCGAAAAGCAGGATACTCATTGTCAGGGCCAACCCAAGGGAAATAACTTTGATGATATTGGAACCACGACCGTGCAGCAACGTTTGAATGACATAATAGATTTGCTTCATACCCTAATTCTTTTATTCGCTCTTGATACTGTTCACCGGATTCTCATTCGCAATCTTCCAGGATTTCCAGATGACGCAAGCGACTATGATAATCAAAATGACCAATGCAATCAATACATATACGACCCAGGTAAGCGGCACTTGTGTAGCAAACTGCTCCATCCACATCCCATTGACATACCATGAAGCAAGCGTGCCGATAATAACGGCAGGTCCGGCTACGTAAAGTATATCTTTAGAGAGCAATTCCAGTATGCCCGTAGATTCCGCCCCGTTCACCTTGCGGATGGCAATTTCCTTTGAACGACGGCGCACCTCGTCTGTGGTGTAACCTATCAACCCCATCAGCATGATAAAGAACATGGTCACTGCCGCCAATATGGTAGCGTTGCTAAACACACGCACGGGATTGTATTCATTCAATATCTCTTGCTCCATTCCGCCGAAATCTATTGTTTTGTCCGGATATGCCTCGGCGACATCTTTGTTCAGGCGACGCAGATTCTCAGCAAAAGGTTCCTTGAGACGCACGTGAACGGCATTACCAAAAGTACGTGTGTAGCCAAAGATGATGACATCCTGCGGCTCGAAGAAGGAACCGATATGAAAATCTTTCAATATACCCACTACTTTATAATTTTCACCTTCCATACGCAGCGGGTGGTTCAGGGCTTTGTCTCCCCAACGCATCCGTTCCACAAATGCTTCATTCACTACTAATTCATCAGTGGCACGTGCGGGACGACCTTCCTTTATGGTCATGCCCATCATCTTAAAATAATCCTCGGGAGCACGACTGGTGCGGGTTGAGAAGAGCGCTTGTCCACTTTCACTCTGAATCATCGAACCACTGTAAGACCAAATGGGGGTACTGACAGCACAAGATACCTCTTCCACATAAGACAGTCCACGGAAGAAATGCAACGCCGGTTCGCTTTCCTCGGCTTTGCCAAAGTAAGCACTTCCCACCGCTACCCGGCGCGGATTGTAGCCCATGTCTTTATCCTTCACATAATTGTATTGCGCCATCACCACATACATCAATCCGCATATGAAAGCTACGCCTGCAAACTGAACAAAAAGTAACGGACGTTTCCAGCCTTTCTTACCCTCTGTATAGCGACGGAAAACCTGCGATACGGGTATCCGGGCAAATAATCTGCCCGGCAGCACGCCACCTACAATGAACAGAACCAGCACTACGGCAAGTGGTACCCAGATACGATCCGGTGCAAAAAGTACACTTAACTTAGCCGCAGTGGTATCTTCGATAAACTCCTGAAAATTCAGCAATATCAAGGCCATCAACATCAAAGCCAGCACAATGATGATGCCCGTCTCCAACAGAAACATAGAAAATACTGTGCCTCCGCTTGCACCACTGCACTTATGAACGCCCACCGCTTTGGCACGATAGGTAAGCGAAGAGATAGATATCAGTACATAGTTCAGCGCTGCAATAAAAAGAATTGCAAGGGCAAGAATGCTCATGATGGTGTCCATGCGCTTCACTTGGTCTTCGTTACGATACACGTCACGAATAGGTTTCACGAAAGCGGTGTATCCATAGGCCTTCTTGTCTTCTTCCGGACGGTACTTCTGAATCATGGCATCGAGACGGGCGTTCACGACTTCTTTGTCGGCTCCGGGACGAAAGCGGATGTATTCATAATAGCTGTCGCCTCCACGCCAGGAATAGTTACCCCAACCACGATTCCAACTCGTAGGCATAGACACAACACCTTCGGGACGCATCGTAGCATTCGCCGGCAAGTCAGCGTAAGTGCCCTTCACGGTGAACTGCATTTCTTTATTATAATTTAATACCTTCCCAATGGGATTTTCGTCACCAAATATCTTTCGTGCCAGTCGGTCGGCCAAGAAAATGACATCGGGCTGCATCAGCTCCTTTTCCGGATTTCCACTCAGCACCTCAATGCCCATGGTACGAAAGAAAAGCGAATCGGCCAGCAGAGTTTTGGCATCGAAACGAACAGAGCCATTATATAAAGGTGCACCCAGAAAATAAGCAATACTGGTGGCGGATTCAACCTCTTGAGGGAAATTTTCAAGAATGGCACCCGCTACCGGGCCGCAGTTCGCTTTCTGCGGTTCGAATTGTTCACCATCAGCCGAGAATATGGAAAATATCTGATAAAGATTATCATAGTCCTCGTAGCAAGTGTCGTAGCTTTGTTCAAAAGCCACACGTGAAAACAGTAGAATACTCATCGTCAATCCCAGTCCAAGGGAAATGACTTTGATTATATTCGAACCGCGCCCACGCAACAGGGTACGTATGACATAATATAGTTGTTTCATAGTTCAATCTCTTTATAAACTTATACTCCTTGTGCCGCAATGCTGGCCACTACGCTACCATCAAACAAATGTATCGTACGGTGTGCAAACGAAGCGTCATGCTGAGAGTGTGTTACCATAATAATCGTCGTTCCCTCCCGATTCAATTCCGTCAACAGGTTCATGACTTCCGCACCATTCTTAGAATCCAGATTACCGGTCGGCTCATCAGCAAGTATTAATTTAGGATTAGTTACCACAGCACGTGCAATAGCTACACGCTGCTGCTGACCACCGGACAGCTGTTGCGGGAAATGCTTGGCACGATGGCTGATATTCATTCGTTTCAATATATCTTCCACCATCCGGCGACGTTCGGAAGCCTTAATGCCGAGATACGTCAAAGGTAACTCTACGTTTTCATATACATTCAGTTCGTCTATCAGGTTAAAGCTCTGGAATACGAAGCCTAGTTTACCTTTCCGTACACGGGTACGTTCTTTTTCTTTCAGGTCTCCAACTTCCTGTCCCAGAAGCTTATATGAACCTTCCGTCGGATTATCCAGTAGTCCCAGGATATTCAACAGGGTTGATTTACCACAACCTGACGGTCCCATGATGGCCACAAATTCTCCCTCTTTCACTTCAAGGTTCACATGGTTCAATGCTACTGTTTCTACTTCCGTCGTACGGAATACTTTGCTGATGTCATTAATTTCAATCATAATGTTTATTATTAAAGTCTGATATGATATTCTGTTTATATAAAAGCAGAAAGCATGCCAAAACTTAAGATTCATTCATTATCAACAATTTATCTTTTTAAACGTATACAAATAGTGTCTAATAATTAGACACCTTCGTCTAAAAAATGGACACCCCTGGAAATTAGTGCAGCACGAAGGAACAGAAAAAAGGAAAATAAGACAATCATTTATCTAAAAGAAAACTCTATCTTTGCGATCAGTTTTCAATAGAAGAGATTATATATAATATTAATATCATACACATGAAACTATCTAAACTCCTGTTCATTCCGCTTATCGGCCTGTTTATGGGCGGTTGCGATATGATAGATTACCATCCTTATGATGTCCGTATCAGTGGTCAGACAGATATAAATAATCGTAATATAGAAAAGATAGAGGCCAATTGCAAGGATAAGGCAACTATTCGTTTTGTCACTATGGGTGACTCCCAGCGTTGGTATGATGAGACTCTGGACTTTGTCAACCACCTTAATAAACGGGATGACATAGATTTTGTCATCCATGGTGGAGATTACAGCGACTTCGGTGTCACAGACGAGTTCCTGTGGCAACGTGATATTATGAATAAGCTGAAAGTTCCCTATGTCGGTCTGATCGGTAATCATGACTGCCTCGGTACAGGTGAAGAAACTTTCCGTGCCGTATTCGGTGAACCAAACTTCTCTTTCATAGCCGGTCGCATAAAGTTCATTTGTCTGAACACCAATGCTATCGAATTCGACTACTCCCGCCCCATTCCTGATTTTGAATTCATCAATGCCCAGCTAGATGATCGCAGCGACGAATACGACCGCACTATCTTCTCTATGCATATACGCCCGTTTTGCTTTGAATTCAACAATAATGTAGCCCAGGCTTTTCAATATTCCATTAAGCAATTTCCCGGATTGTTGTTCTGTACAGCTGCCCATGAACATCGTTTATTCGAAGAGGATCTTTTTGAGGATGGCGTGATGTACTACATGAGCGACTGCATGAAACACCGCAACTATTATATATTTACTGTAACCCCTAATGGATATGAGCGTGAAGTGGTCTATTATTAAAGCAGTGACGTGCTTCCTTCTTGTATGCTCATCAACCGGCTATGCACAAGAAGCCAGTACAATAACCATAGAGCCACGCCGGGTATTCAGAGATACTGTTATCATTACAAAATATGATACCGTGTGGCTGGAGAAAGAAAAAGTAAAAATAGACAGTGCCGATATCAGCAATAAACGCTCCAGCCGTTATGATAAGCGGGTCCATCGCTATCGGAAACATTGGGAAAGCCTGATACCAACACATACTAAACTGCAATTTGCCGGTAACATGGGATTGCTGTCTCTGGGTACAGGATGGGATTATGGGAAACGGAATCAATGGGAAACGGATATCTTTTTCGGTATTCTGCCCAAGTACGACTCCAAACGTACCAAAATTACCATGACTCTGAAACAGAACTATATGCCATGGAGTATAGCTCTTGGAAAAGAATTCGCTGTCGAACCACTTGCATGCGGCATGTATTTCAATACAGTATTCGGCAGTGAATTTTGGACACATGAGCCCGAACGTTATCCAAAAGGTTATTACGGCTTCTCATCCAAGGTACGCATTCATGTATTCCTGGGACAACGTCTGACTTATAATATTCCCCCACGTTGGCGTCTGGGAGCAAGAGCCGTTACTTTTTATTATGAAATAAGTACCTGTGATCTGTATGTAGTAAGTGCATTCACCAACAAGTATCTGAAGCCCAAAGATTATCTCAGCTTATCGTTCGGACTGAAGACACAACTCTTTTAACCTTCTCTATAGCCACAAAGTCATGTCTGCTCACGCGGACATGACCTCAAGAGAATTTATGGAATCGAACACATGTTATACAAACTCTTCAACCATGTACATATCTGTGACGAAGTCGTCAACAATGTTACCAAGGTTCTCGCAGGCTTCATCAGGTGTTTCACCATACGCACTGCACATGATATTACTTTTCAAATAGGCGTAATAGCCGCCATCGGTAGTTGCCTCAATAGCATAATCATTTCTATTCAGTTTCATATCTAACTCCTTTCTTTTTTATTACGATGCAAAGATGGAGATTCAGTGTTACGGAAACATGTACAGGATATGACAATGATGTAAAAATAGCAAGGGCTGCATCTTCTTTGTGCGAAGTGCAGCCCTTTACTTTACTTTAGATCTTAAGATATCCTATATTCTAATAAGAACGAGCAAATAAAACACGGCAAGCAGAAGGTTTGCCTGTCACCATACAGATACCCGGTTCTTTGTCATCATCAAAGAACGTTTCGAAAGGAATACAACGGATAGTTGCTTTTGTTTCTTCTTTAATCTTCTCCTCTGTTTCAACAGTACCATCCCAGTGAGCAAGAATAAATCCACCTTCTTCAATCTTCTCCTTGAATTCATCATAACTATCCACTTTCGTGATATGAGAGTTACGGTAGTTAAGGGCTTTCTGATAGACGTTAGTCTGGATTTCTTCCAACAGGTTCTTTACATATTCTTCGATGCCGTCACAAGAAAGAGTTTCTTTCTCCAATGTATCGCGACGCATAACTTCCATTGTATTGTTCTCCAAATCACGACCACCCATAACAAGACGTACCGGCACACCTTTCAGTTCATAATCAGCAAATTTGAAGCCCGGACGTTTGTTATCAGCATTGTCATACTTAACAGAAATACCCATAGACTTCAGTTTAGCAACAATGCCTGCTACTTTCTCATTAATCTTCTGCAGCATCTCTGCGTTCTTATAGATAGGCACGATAACCACCTGTATTGGAGCCAGATGCGGAGGCAGTACAAGTCCGTTATCATCAGAGTGAGTCATGATCAGTGCACCCATCAGGCGAGTAGATACCCCCCATGAAGTAGCCCAAACATATTCCATTTTGTTTTCCTTATTCACGAATTGCACGTCAAATGCCTTGGCGAAATTCTGTCCAAGGAAGTGAGACGTACCACTTTGCAAGGCTTTCCCATCCTGCATCATAGCCTCAATGGTATAAGTATCCAGTGCACCGGCAAAACGCTCATTAGCCGATTTTACACCTTTCACTACGGGAACTGCCATGTATTTTTCGGCAAACTCGGCATATACATTCAGCATACGTACAGCTTCTTCTTCAGCTTCCTCACGGGTAGCATGTGCAGTATGCCCTTCCTGCCACAAAAATTCAGCAGTACGCAGGAAAAGGCGGGTACGCATTTCCCAACGCATTACGTTGGCCCATTGGTTACACAAGATAGGCAGGTCACGATAGGAATTAATCCAATTCTTATAAGTATTCCAAATGATGGTTTCTGAAGTAGGGCGGATGATCAGTTCTTCTTCCAACTTGGCTTCCGGGTCTACAATAACTCCGCTACCGTCAGGAGCATTTTTCAGGCGATGATGAGTAACGACTGCACATTCCTTTGCAAAACCTTCCACATGTTCTGCCTCACGACTTAGGAAAGATTTCGGAATCAACAATG encodes the following:
- a CDS encoding ABC transporter permease, producing MKQLYYVIRTLLRGRGSNIIKVISLGLGLTMSILLFSRVAFEQSYDTCYEDYDNLYQIFSIFSADGEQFEPQKANCGPVAGAILENFPQEVESATSIAYFLGAPLYNGSVRFDAKTLLADSLFFRTMGIEVLSGNPEKELMQPDVIFLADRLARKIFGDENPIGKVLNYNKEMQFTVKGTYADLPANATMRPEGVVSMPTSWNRGWGNYSWRGGDSYYEYIRFRPGADKEVVNARLDAMIQKYRPEEDKKAYGYTAFVKPIRDVYRNEDQVKRMDTIMSILALAILFIAALNYVLISISSLTYRAKAVGVHKCSGASGGTVFSMFLLETGIIIVLALMLMALILLNFQEFIEDTTAAKLSVLFAPDRIWVPLAVVLVLFIVGGVLPGRLFARIPVSQVFRRYTEGKKGWKRPLLFVQFAGVAFICGLMYVVMAQYNYVKDKDMGYNPRRVAVGSAYFGKAEESEPALHFFRGLSYVEEVSCAVSTPIWSYSGSMIQSESGQALFSTRTSRAPEDYFKMMGMTIKEGRPARATDELVVNEAFVERMRWGDKALNHPLRMEGENYKVVGILKDFHIGSFFEPQDVIIFGYTRTFGNAVHVRLKEPFAENLRRLNKDVAEAYPDKTIDFGGMEQEILNEYNPVRVFSNATILAAVTMFFIMLMGLIGYTTDEVRRRSKEIAIRKVNGAESTGILELLSKDILYVAGPAVIIGTLASWYVNGMWMEQFATQVPLTWVVYVLIALVILIIIVACVIWKSWKIANENPVNSIKSE
- a CDS encoding ABC transporter ATP-binding protein, giving the protein MIEINDISKVFRTTEVETVALNHVNLEVKEGEFVAIMGPSGCGKSTLLNILGLLDNPTEGSYKLLGQEVGDLKEKERTRVRKGKLGFVFQSFNLIDELNVYENVELPLTYLGIKASERRRMVEDILKRMNISHRAKHFPQQLSGGQQQRVAIARAVVTNPKLILADEPTGNLDSKNGAEVMNLLTELNREGTTIIMVTHSQHDASFAHRTIHLFDGSVVASIAAQGV
- a CDS encoding metallophosphoesterase family protein; amino-acid sequence: MKLSKLLFIPLIGLFMGGCDMIDYHPYDVRISGQTDINNRNIEKIEANCKDKATIRFVTMGDSQRWYDETLDFVNHLNKRDDIDFVIHGGDYSDFGVTDEFLWQRDIMNKLKVPYVGLIGNHDCLGTGEETFRAVFGEPNFSFIAGRIKFICLNTNAIEFDYSRPIPDFEFINAQLDDRSDEYDRTIFSMHIRPFCFEFNNNVAQAFQYSIKQFPGLLFCTAAHEHRLFEEDLFEDGVMYYMSDCMKHRNYYIFTVTPNGYEREVVYY
- the proS gene encoding proline--tRNA ligase codes for the protein MAVELKDLTKRSENYSQWYNELVVKADLAEQSAVRGCMVIKPYGYAIWEKIQRQLDDMFKETGHVNAYFPLLIPKSFLSREAEHVEGFAKECAVVTHHRLKNAPDGSGVIVDPEAKLEEELIIRPTSETIIWNTYKNWINSYRDLPILCNQWANVMRWEMRTRLFLRTAEFLWQEGHTAHATREEAEEEAVRMLNVYAEFAEKYMAVPVVKGVKSANERFAGALDTYTIEAMMQDGKALQSGTSHFLGQNFAKAFDVQFVNKENKMEYVWATSWGVSTRLMGALIMTHSDDNGLVLPPHLAPIQVVIVPIYKNAEMLQKINEKVAGIVAKLKSMGISVKYDNADNKRPGFKFADYELKGVPVRLVMGGRDLENNTMEVMRRDTLEKETLSCDGIEEYVKNLLEEIQTNVYQKALNYRNSHITKVDSYDEFKEKIEEGGFILAHWDGTVETEEKIKEETKATIRCIPFETFFDDDKEPGICMVTGKPSACRVLFARSY